The following are encoded in a window of Sandaracinaceae bacterium genomic DNA:
- a CDS encoding aldo/keto reductase, which translates to MTPGAPLGRVERALGCMRFETEAAAHEVVGAALEAGVTLLDTANVYGPDDGVFGINERWLVRALDAWSGPRPRVATKGGLTRPGGRWVPDGRAKAIRQACEGSLEALGVETIDLYLLHAPDPRVSWKTTCRALAKLKADGLVARLGLCNVGVAQLREARAHMDVDAVQIGLSPFEESGLRGGVPRYCLDEGIALLAHSPLGGPKRAAKIGRDRALGALAEARGVSPWAMTLAWLRDLGATPLPGCTRPETARDALAPLSLDDGAREALDARFPLGARLRCPPTPPRDGGQDEVVLLMGIPGAGKSTHARALVEAGYARLNRDATGGTLKALHGRLGALLSTLTNTGPRRVVLDNTYATRALRDQVLEIAWKHDLPVRCVLVDTALEDAQVNACVRMIERTGRLLEPDEMKRAGKDDPNLFDPRVQLRYRAAFEPPTEDEGFSALERRAFERAPWGGDGEAVIVSVESFASFEGEAVTLAPERAARLREEPRTLCATGWAPKASPEAVARRVARLEAGLGRDLDARFCRHAAGPPICWCRKPLPGLGVALILEHALDPARCLWVGTSAADRGIASRLGVPYVDADAYFDPG; encoded by the coding sequence ATGACGCCCGGAGCCCCGCTCGGACGCGTCGAGCGCGCCCTCGGCTGCATGCGCTTCGAGACCGAAGCGGCGGCGCACGAGGTGGTCGGCGCGGCGCTCGAGGCGGGGGTGACCTTGCTCGACACGGCCAACGTCTACGGGCCCGACGACGGCGTGTTCGGGATCAACGAGCGGTGGCTGGTGCGGGCCCTCGACGCGTGGAGCGGGCCGCGACCGCGCGTCGCGACGAAGGGCGGCCTGACACGCCCGGGTGGACGGTGGGTGCCGGACGGAAGGGCCAAGGCGATCCGTCAGGCGTGCGAAGGCTCGCTCGAGGCGCTCGGGGTCGAGACGATCGATCTCTACCTGCTGCACGCCCCCGACCCGCGCGTCAGCTGGAAGACGACGTGCCGCGCGCTCGCGAAGCTGAAGGCCGATGGCCTCGTGGCGCGGCTGGGTCTCTGCAACGTGGGCGTCGCGCAGCTCCGGGAGGCGCGCGCGCACATGGACGTCGACGCGGTGCAGATCGGGCTGTCGCCCTTCGAGGAGAGCGGCCTCCGCGGAGGCGTGCCGCGCTACTGCCTCGACGAGGGCATCGCGCTGCTCGCGCACTCGCCCCTCGGCGGGCCGAAGAGGGCGGCGAAGATCGGCCGGGACCGCGCGCTCGGAGCGCTGGCCGAGGCGCGCGGCGTCTCGCCGTGGGCGATGACGCTCGCGTGGCTCCGCGACCTCGGCGCCACGCCGCTGCCCGGCTGCACGCGGCCCGAGACCGCGCGGGACGCGCTGGCGCCGCTCTCCCTCGACGACGGGGCGCGCGAGGCGCTCGACGCCCGGTTTCCGCTCGGCGCGCGGCTCAGGTGCCCGCCCACTCCGCCGAGGGACGGCGGACAGGATGAAGTCGTCTTGCTGATGGGGATCCCGGGCGCCGGCAAGAGCACGCACGCCCGAGCGCTGGTCGAGGCGGGCTACGCGCGGCTCAACCGCGACGCGACCGGGGGGACGCTGAAGGCGCTGCACGGTCGGCTGGGCGCGCTCCTGAGCACGCTCACGAACACGGGCCCCCGCCGCGTCGTGCTCGACAACACCTACGCGACCCGCGCGCTGCGCGACCAGGTCCTCGAGATCGCCTGGAAGCACGATCTGCCCGTGCGCTGCGTGCTCGTCGACACGGCGCTCGAGGACGCGCAGGTCAACGCGTGCGTGCGCATGATCGAGCGGACGGGCCGGCTCCTCGAGCCGGACGAGATGAAGCGGGCCGGCAAGGACGATCCGAACCTCTTCGACCCCCGCGTGCAGCTCCGCTATCGCGCCGCGTTCGAGCCACCCACCGAGGACGAGGGCTTCTCGGCGCTGGAGCGGCGCGCGTTCGAGCGCGCGCCGTGGGGTGGCGACGGCGAGGCGGTGATCGTCAGCGTCGAGAGCTTCGCCTCGTTCGAGGGCGAGGCGGTGACGCTCGCGCCGGAGCGCGCGGCGCGGCTGCGAGAGGAGCCCCGGACGCTCTGCGCCACGGGCTGGGCCCCGAAGGCGAGCCCGGAGGCGGTCGCGCGGCGCGTCGCGCGCCTCGAGGCGGGGCTCGGGCGAGACCTGGACGCGCGCTTCTGTCGCCACGCCGCCGGGCCGCCGATCTGCTGGTGCCGCAAGCCCCTGCCCGGCCTCGGGGTGGCGTTGATCCTCGAGCACGCGCTCGACCCGGCGCGCTGCCTCTGGGTGGGCACCTCGGCCGCGGACCGAGGGATCGCGAGCCGCCTCGGCGTGCCCTACGTGGACGCAGACGCCTACTTCGACCCCGGCTGA
- a CDS encoding glutaredoxin family protein, protein MTRVALAFVLLLGCNEASGAAVEGATQAPFEVRGDASGLLLVWFDEEGQHTAASRDEIPEARRELVRVDDLDLAPEERLDPSQVWVADLREAGEDGRYAVRAMPRDELEAHLAAATTPEPSEGEAAEGDADVIVYGASWCSACRSTEAFLRERNVPFVERDIERDPGARQAMLEAARAAGVQTNGIPVIDFRGEIITGFDRRALERAIARGRTPI, encoded by the coding sequence ATGACTCGCGTGGCACTGGCCTTCGTCCTCCTGCTCGGCTGCAACGAGGCGAGCGGAGCCGCCGTCGAGGGGGCGACGCAGGCCCCCTTCGAGGTGCGCGGTGACGCGAGCGGGCTGCTGCTCGTGTGGTTCGACGAGGAGGGGCAGCACACCGCCGCGAGCCGCGACGAGATCCCGGAGGCGCGGCGCGAGCTGGTGCGGGTCGACGACCTCGATCTCGCCCCGGAGGAGCGCCTCGACCCGTCACAGGTGTGGGTGGCGGATCTCCGCGAGGCGGGCGAGGACGGCCGCTACGCCGTGCGCGCCATGCCGCGGGACGAGCTCGAGGCGCACCTCGCGGCGGCCACCACCCCGGAGCCGTCGGAGGGCGAGGCCGCCGAGGGAGACGCCGACGTCATCGTCTACGGCGCCTCGTGGTGCTCGGCCTGTCGCTCCACCGAGGCGTTCCTGCGCGAGCGCAACGTGCCGTTCGTGGAGCGAGACATCGAGCGAGACCCCGGCGCGCGGCAGGCGATGCTCGAGGCGGCGCGCGCGGCGGGCGTGCAGACGAACGGGATCCCGGTCATCGACTTCCGCGGCGAGATCATCACCGGCTTCGACCGCCGCGCCCTCGAGCGCGCCATCGCCCGCGGCCGCACCCCCATCTGA